Within Cucumis melo cultivar AY chromosome 4, USDA_Cmelo_AY_1.0, whole genome shotgun sequence, the genomic segment TAGTCATATCCAAGATTATTCTTAATAAAGAGAGGGTgaaaatgtgttttttttttttaattaaaaaaaaaaatactctgATCCATCAATCTCTATTTCAATTTCTCCacctaaataattaaaataaagttTCCAAACTATTGTTTTTTCAGTGCTGACGAATAATAAAACTTTATGAAAAATACAGTTTTGCTTTTAATTTTACCTTTTTATCTTTCATCTAAATTtctagttttgttttttatttgactactaatttaaaattgttatattctcaatttttttttattttaatactatatttaagtttcaaattttaaacttttttgaAACTTGATTTTGACGAGATACTAAAATAGTTGTCACTAATTTTCTATCATTATCAAAGTTAATTACAattttgaaatcataattattttaactaaaaCTTAATGTAAAAAACTAAAACGACAGTTAAAATTCAGAgatgaaaagaataaaatattgatagtgaaaagaccaattgaaaggtaaattaaaaattcaaggataaaaatgtaaattttaaaCCAAAGAGATTAGGTCAAGATTGAAGGTAAAATTgcaatgtttaaaaaaaatctataaacTAAAAACCTCGagaataaagaagaagaaaagaaagcatTTTTTTCCCAAAAACTTAACATTGACTCTTACTAAAAATTTGATAGATATTTGTTGTTCTCTTTATGATGCTTGTCGGAATAAGAATATTTGAAGACTTTAAGAACAGTTGAATGAAAAGATTAAGACAGCAGAGGCTCCAACACACTTTGATGTGATTAAATCTTTAATTATGATTAGCTTCATCAATTAATTATAACCCttctactaattaattaaatcaagaACTTTTGCACTCCAGAAAAGAAAGACTGCCCAACTTGGTAGGTCGTTGAAAGGAAAAAGATGTTTGTAAATCTAGAAACCACCTTAGGGAAAAAggatattataaaataataaaagaaaaaacgtAACATAGAATTAATAGAAGCATTCATTATTTGAATATTTAGCATATTTCCGAGGAATCCACTTGAGATTAATAaacttataaaaaaaagaaaaaaaaaaaaggggaagaagaaaagcaagaaTTTCAAACAACTTGAcctattaaataaaaaataaagaatggGGTCTGTGTTGATGAGGTTTAGAAGTGAAACATATGGATTATgcagagaagaaaagaagagaagccAATAAAGAAAAATCATAAAGAAGTAAAGGATATATATTGGTTTAGACATTACGTGAAGTTtagttttttctctttttttttttttttttttgtttataataataaataaataaagattaATTATTATACCGATGATGAAGAGGGAGGATTTCCAAACGCCGGTGGAAGCACGAAGGGGAAGGTTTCCTTTATGATCAACAGAAGAATCATAAACCCAAATTTGATCATCTTCTTCTGATAATTGATCTCTTTTCATCTTTTCCAACTGATTATttgttttcatctttctttagTATTGggtttagagagagagagagagagagagagatgtgGAATGGAAGTGTGGGAGATGTTGGTGAAGGAGAGATTGGGTTTGGACTTCCTTAAATAGAGATCTCAATTCTGTACTACTCTCAACTCTCAACTCTCAACTCACTCCCTTCCCCTTTTTATAAATCTTCAATTACTCatgctctttttctttttattttctatattttacaCACCTACCCCTCAATTTCAATATTTCGTTAGTATTTTGTGAAGAATTTTTCGAAAAGATGAGGGACTTtggtgtctttttttttttttttttgaatatatatatatatatatatacattgatTTTAGGTATATAGTTTTATGAAATAAATTTGGAGGACCCTAAAATTAGCAGAAACGTCATTTAAAAAGGGAACAGTGTTCTATATGCCGTTTTAATTTGTAGCTTTTTATTTCCCATTAGAATTTTGCATTTGGTTAGAGGGTGGGGGGCCATGGCATGACCATTAGAAATGAAGCATTGGACTTTcgcaaaagaaaaagataaccAAACACCATTATTCCGACCAGAAAAATCAGACCCAGCCGAAAAGATTGAGTaatatttcttcatttttttttcatcacTATTCTTTGACCCTTTTCATGCCGACTTCCTCACTTAAGTTTtcaatcatttaaatattttaaataacaaagtatttataaatatatatatatatatatataaatatcatCAGTTATCTGTGTCAcgataaattagaaaaatactttatgtttttttttaaaaaaaaatattaggtactaaaataaaatagaatgtTCGGAAAAAGTTTAAGAACCCAAAACTTTTAATTGAATAATACTTCTTCGAtctaaaaaaagtaatttgaaattttatttgcTGCATGGTGTGTTCATATTTCAAATtatgaaatacaaaaaatgtgtATTTTTGCATCCTCGATTTCGCATTCCAACCCCATTACTCATATTCTGTAGAATCGAATCCctatgtatatatttttattattaaatttatatatagaGTCAACTAATTAATATACATAATAATGTCCCTAACATCTATTTTCTTATAATTGAATAGTTGTTTTTATAAGCCATCGTCATTTTAGTCAAAATCAGCAActaatatttttctatattttcatCATCATGATATGAATATGATACACATTGTAAGATTTTGGAATTAATCATTAAATTTTTGACCTTAATCTATATACTAATTAAGTAATTTTGGTTTCCGAATTTTGAACCCTAAATTGGTGGGAAAAGAACAATTAGATTATTTATTAATTGATACGACAAGGGCTTTGTTGGTCAACTTTGAAAATAGGAGGAATATTTTGGAACATATGTTGAAATGGGAGATTTTAATTTGTTGTCACCatcattaaattttaataactATGTGTTCTGCCGAACCCATGCACACCCCACATGCTAAATGAGCTAAAACACCcactttttaatatatattatcgTAGAGAATCCTCCTTCTATCATAAGAGAATTTCGTTttagaaaatggaaaatgaaacaaaaaggTATGAAGAAGATATTTGAACTAATAATGAATTATCCTAATGGCCTTGCTAACCCCTAATTCTAAACCCTAATCTAACAAGTTACaaattttggaatttaattaattgtgctctatattaattttttgaagtactaaaacatcagtttaagtttataatttgataattaaattttgttattatcGAAATaagtttcaaatatttattattaatatttctAATTATACTGTATTGATGACTATTTATGATTATTTAAATCTATATTTAGGGGATATCGTTATAATTTGGTATTGATATCAAACTTTCTGATTTATGAATATATCGATTTATTAACAAATACTTAGACCCTTTTCTTAGacttccatttttttaaaatttttcggTATAGTCTAGTTACGTGTAGGTTCGGGATACAGAATCACATGTTTGTTTCAATCCCACGTAATATTCTAAatattaaatttcaattttagcTTTTTTAACTCTTAACTTTGTAAAATTATGTCAAATAGATTTCAAAgctttttcaattttgtattttttttaattaagttgGTCTTTTGACCTATTTCAACCTTTTAAAAATTTCATAAGACTATCAAACATACACATGAAACTTTCTCGTCCTATTATACACACAAAGACCAAATATATAtcttaattaatagttttgttaaTATGATAATATGTGCACCCACATGCTttatctaaaagaaaaaagaaagttgaaAGTTGAAGTGGTCTATTTTGacatttttaagttttaaaaaaattattagattcgaaaaaaaaagatttagtaaataaaaaataaaagtttaaagaCACAATTAGTAGAAAAAAATAGAGTTAATATGGGTAATTTGACatgtaatttaaattaattagaacAAAATGCAATTTTCACATGGCAGATATGAATTTAATATAAATACGTACACATATACAATTTAGTGGACAAcaaagccttttttttttttttttttttttcatgatggCCACACAAGATCTTTCCAATTTAGATATCAAATCGTGATTCAACATTCATAAAACACCGGAAAAAACCAGTTTGCGTCAACTCTAATTCACCACTAACATCACATTATTTCATTTCCTAATTTTATCATCTTCTTCCAATATTTTCCCTTTTAGTGCTCAGCCCTTCATCAACCCAATTTCTTCAtcttattatttaatatttgatCCCATTAATAACATATGTTTCTATTCAATTATAAGAGTAGTCATAGAGTAATTAAGTTCGTTTGGTTGGGTTAAGGGGATTGTTTGGAATTAATCCTAATGTCAATTGAGtttgttttaatatattaaatgaaCAACTACCactaatttcaataataaactaGGAATCCAATAATACTTCTGTTATACATGCATTACTTTAGTCTACGTCGGGTTCATCTTTTTAATTGTTCTATGTATATCAACGTTGAAATGTAACCAATAAGCAAAAAAAGGTTTAGATTTTTAAGTTGAAGTGTTGTGATAGGAGTTGTAATAAAGAAATTAAGGCATGTGAATTTAATGTCTCTCTAGTTTCATCTTTATAGGTAGCTTTGAAGGGGTGACTGTCTACGAATGAGTGAATCAAATCATATCACAAAGAGAGAATAATAAAGTATATATCATATTAAAAGAAGAGAGGAAAGAAAAACTAAAGCCCCATCTTCTCAAGTTGAGTGGGAGATCCATTTCAGTCACAATCCACAACTTATTATTCTTGGATTAATTAGAATCTGTTGAAGGGAGAATCAAGTTGACAATATtgctgttattattattattattcattggaTTAATTCCaaatgtgtgtatatatatatataaaagaaaaggaaaaaaaaaacaaatatgaaGATTGAAGTTTCGTTTTCAAATTAGAGAATCGTTTGAGAGGTAATGAGTTAATGGGGAGAGAATTTGAAATGTTTGGGTAATAATAATGGATGAAACATGTGGTTGGATTTGATCTATATATCTATGTTTGTTAAGATTTAGGGTTTTGGGCTTTATTTCTTTGCTTTGATTCTAACTTTACAGTTCACTGAAAATGAAACAACACTTTCAAATCTTAATTACCATTTCTCAATTGGTGAATTGATtccctctttcttttcttataattcaaaatcaatcttttctaatatACTGTATACTTATAGTACTCATTCACATTTATCTCCCCACATAAGCACCATGGCGAGTGTTTTATGAATTCTTTTTATTAGTACAAACTATTAGAGGTATGTTAATAATATGTATATTGGTTATTATTTTGGAATGAAGCATTACTTTTTctattaataaaagaaaatgtgaaTTACTAATTTTACTAACTATTTATATCGATTCGACGGAGATCTCTTTCAACCtaattcaaaatattatttttaaacgTGAGTTTGTTATTTTGAATAACGTGGGTGACAACAATAatccttttttattcttttgtatGGTTGCGATTATCATttactttaaaaaagaaaacgatACAATGTGAATACTATAAATATATCAACcttaaataaatatttgagtTCATCTACTAATTTTACTTTTCCATGGGtgactttttttctttaaattgtcAATTTTGGGCAGATATTTGTGATATTTCCTAAAATGACAGCAAACAAATATCATTACAAGCAGAAACTTTTTGTGGGTACTCaagaaatttaattttcaaccatatccaatttctaaaaattttggtttgttatatatataattttaattagtttcaatttttcctaagaataataatataatataatattgatatattttgaataatggatttaaatattaatatacatGTGTagtaagattttttatattgaaTATGATTTGTTAAGTATAGatttgagaaaaataataataattaaggaGGCTTTttaagagggaaaaaaaaaaaaaaaaaaaaaaagaaagaagtggATGACATGATTTGGACTTGGGGTCTTTTACATTTTGTCTTTATTGTTTGTTGAGTGAATTGACGAGGGATCATATCAATTCAGATTGAGAGATGGACCTAATGAATTAGATATAGAAAAAagtagaaaacaaaattaaatgtaCTTCTCCTTTTTAAAGTTCATAACACTCAactaaactaaattaaaactattttttattttaaaaaaattattgattttttgtctttaaaaattaataatctaTTGATTTATAAATGTTTAGAAGTCTAATTCacttaaattataaattttacgTGATATTAGCCAGACAAAATACGTAGAAAGTGTGTATATTGTTGTATACTCTGTGGTTTAAATTGCGTTCATTTAATTTCAGATAAATTAACATGTAATGACCTAGTTACCCATGTCATTTTAGATGTGTTATGATAATTGCAACTAAATTAAAGTGATCCTTCATCTCATAATTTTTGTACTAATAGAAAAGTAAAAGCAATTATCTTTATTGGTAGGAATTTTTCtgataaaaatgaaaacaaaatcaTGAGAACTTATATTCCAAGTGGATATTACGATCTAGTTTTTAAAGATATATGTCACGTTCTAGGCGTTTATGTTGTCCTTAACAATAAAAacatgcaatttttttttcttcttttcaccaACTTTTATCTCTGAAATGAAAAGACAGAATAAATATGTCAAATTTTAAACGAGCGTCTTTCTTATTTGGAAAGCTCTACAAATTTAAAACGAAAAGGTTGGAACACGTACACTGTTGGGTCATCAAACTAAATTTGGACATCGCATTATCTTCCGTTATATCGGTTTCTTTCTTGATACAAAAAGTTAGGGAAAGcttgtatgtttttttttatataaagacaagaaaagattaaaaaaaaagaagaaaagttcaCAATGTTTTTTAACACACGTGATAAATACATACAAACTTACTCATTACTTCAATCGTAAAAGGCAATACTTTACCTCTTTTAATATTcataattttcaataatttattcATCCAcacaatataataattaatgtcATTGAAAAGTTCACCCCTACAAACATATACCATTCATTAACACtattttattatctattaaTCTGTTTTGATTACTAAACTAAGAGTGGGAATAACTTTCCCAAAAAAGATTTGGTTAATTTACTATTTTCTCGAAATATTTTGGGTTTCAATCACAGCCAAACATTTTCCATTTAAATATATGAAGAGCTctttaaacaaaaaagaaatggttaataaattaaaagatgTATATGAAAAGCTCGACAATggattaaagaaaaagaaaagagggtGTTAATGGGTTGTTGTTTTTAATAACGTAAAAGGCAGACGACAGATAAAATTTATGTGTAGACTTAAAAGTGatatttgaattttcttttagagGTGATAGGATATGATCATATGTGGTGGGAAGCAATGGAATGGATTGAATagttgaaagaaagaaaaaatagatcAGAAGCACGAGGGTGAATTGAGTTTTGTGTGTTAGTGAGTGTTATTTGAACCCATTGGAGGGTTCGTCAATATTTGGTCTAAGGCCCCCACTTCCCTTCATATCAAAACCTTCTTTAATATTTTGACTAAGACATTAACCACTTCACCTATACCCACATGGACTGCcttttctatcttttctctttttattttcacTTTTGCTGTCccctataatttttttttttatatggtTAATTACATTTAATCACCTAATTTCAAAAGTTATAATTCATTCTATTGGTATAAATGAAATCCTCAAGATTTTGTATGTTTTTTAGAGTTTTGTTTTCCCTTTTTGATAGAGATTACGATTCTCTTTAGGGTTTCATTGATGGatgataaataaaatatatgaattaaattttttaaaaaagaaacaagtgGATTTACTCAATTATCAATCATTATGCACGTTAAGGAATTTGAATTCTCATATTCAATAAGAAAGGAAGCTACAACAACCAAAAGGAAAAAGCACAAAGATGAATTTATTAAGAGAAGTGGGTTTAacatgagagagagagagagagagagagagagagagagagagagagagagagagagagagtttttaaatttaatgaagaagagTGGAAAAAAACACAACACAAGTAGTGTTCAAGTTGTTCGGACAGTTGAAGACCAACTATGCAAACAAAGGGAGAGTTATTACAAAATAACACATATGAGTTTTCCCCCAATTGGGCCACATACAAGGTTGACTATATGTAAGTATATGATTAAAAAaatctaattgctatatttCACACTTATCCCTTTCAACTATTTATTTGAATTATGTGGACTTTTGAGAATGTTCATGAGCAAGGAAGGACGCCGTGATGGGCCATTAGAGAAAAAGAACCCACTTCCTAAGCCCATTCTCACGGCCCACTTTGTTTTCTCCGGCAAGTTATTGGGCCTCATCACTACTATTTGTCGCGAAGGTGGCCATCCACTTTGGTGGGCTTCATAACTCAGGCCCACTTTTCGAACTCCTAACGCTTTGCATTACGAGCAATTAACCGAAAATTAATAAGAATTTCAGCAAAAACTACTTTTGGTTTTTGTCTTTTCCGTTTTGtttcatcttttatttatttattttttttcctgtAAGATCAAGTTTTGTGCAATTTGATTgatgtattttcaaaatatttataaaatttttaacatCATTTATACATAATAGAAACTCTTTTCTAtctaacatttttatttttattttattttgtgcaaTAGAGAGATAGATAAGGGTTGCATGCACCAAGTTCTTTTTGAATATGAAGAGATATTGGGAAGAAGCAAATTGGGAATTGGAGTGTTGAGTGTCGTTTATAATTAATTTGTCCCATTCAACTCATAAACAACACCCATCATgtccaccaccaccaccaccaccaccaccaccaccaccaccacccctttttttcctttttttttttttttttttttttttttttgacctTTTCCCAGGTAGGCTGTTGTGTATGTAACGCTCTCCATACTTTTACccatattttatattttatgagaTTCACATTAATCCCACCCTATATATTCCAAATTAATTCTAATCATTTCTTAAATTAACTTAAAAATACATGTTTTTAATGATTaataagcttttttttttattattattattattagatgaAAAATTGAGTTTAAAAGGGTCAGAAATGTGAGACGAAgtgaaatgaaataaaatttcattataaacatgaatatattttaaattataaaaaaatttaactcATGAATAAGGAGCtaatgatttaattttaaaatctttttagaattatttatGTCAAAACCATTATGAATAGCAAGAacaattaaaactatttttacCAATGAGCTATATAGAATTAGATAGGTTTTGTTATATCATCCATATTATCATTGATATTCTCAATGACTATTTTGAgatgaactttttttttctgtcATAAGATTGTTGCCGACTAATAAACAAAGAAGTGTAACCTTTTTACTATTATAAAAAAATGCATCCTATCTGTCAGATATCTATCAGTCCCTCGTGATTTTAGTGAGTGCAAAATTAAGGTATTTGTTACAGTAATGTATATGTTTCACATGCTAGGACTCTTCCTCAATCTTGTATTATTCACACTTGCCACTCTGTACTATCTTTCTTGATGGTGTGTTAGCTAGGAACAATGTGAATTAGTAAAAAGAAAATGCTTGCAACTAGTGCATTATGCACTCTATCTACCAAATGATAGATGGCggtcattttttattattcccAAAGTGAGGTAAACGTTACTGTTATATATTCATTTGGAATTTAGATCATAGGTCGCGCACACAGAAGAAAAACCGAGATAGTAATGTGCACCTATTAATGAAAGTGATTTTTGAGAGAAAGGGTGAGGAATAGAAAGATGGAGAGATAGGGTTTTGTAAGTATGCGTTTAAAGGGAGGGACAGTGCATGTGACTGATTGAAAATAAGTTGAACACTTGTAACTCATGCATGCCCTCGAACCTTCTTCATCCCCTCCATTTTCAAATACCATGTGACCCCTCTTTCCCTTTCTTTGCTAAAAAAGCAGATTCTCTTTTCAAATGTTTGATTTCCCATTAACGTATGACCATCTAATGTTATTGTACAACGTCACCTTCTTCATTATATGTGTTGTAGGTAGTTCCTTTCTTTCCTCTAACTAATGATAATATTATTTTAGGACATCAATTATTTAGTTTGGTTGAAAGAATAGTAAagaaaatttatattattattggaGAGGGAAAAATATGATATGGGGGTGAAAGGAGTTTGTAATGAATTATCACATCACCGACGaaataaagaaataatgaaAGAGAGTTGTTTGTACATAAAACTACCGACTTAAATTGGCATGTAACCAAAGACATgcaattaaagaaaaaatatagaCTCTCTAATCTGCATGTAACCGAAAACATGTAATGGttaacctttttcttttatatataataatgtttAGGTTACTTGAGGTAAGACCCAAATTTTATGGGCTGACATTCGAGAGTTACTTTTGAAAGTTAAAAATGTCAGTGATTCTCAATTTAAACCGACAAGTTGAGTCAATAAATACATATCAATCGAAAAATAAATTGACCCCTCTATAACTTCAAGCATCGAAAATATTGATAACACCTCCATCCTCTCAAGTAACCGTAAGTGCATGGTAGAGAAAAAATTTATAGATGATTCTACTCACGACAATCTAAGTGGGAGAATAAGTAATCTCCGCCATATTCGTGTGGAGTACAATGATAAACCGACACTATATTACATTCGTGCTATCTATTTTCGGTACTTTCCTTAAAATGAGACTACTCTTTTTAAACAAtcatttattatttgaaaacGTTGTTTCAATTTTTACGTCATCACaagaaagtttgaaaataaatagaatttaccatATATACAAGAAAAAGTTAAttattgattgattgattgattgaaGATGGAATCTAAAAACTTGTTAGGATTGAAATTATTGATACAAATTATATTTGATGTTTCCATCTTTTTAGATATGTATTGTGTTTGATAATATCTTGATAATGTCTCAATCATTATTAATTAGTTCTTCTCGggacaattattattattagtcaATTATAATCTATGGACATATGAGTTAgacaaattttttatttgaaaaataaagtaCCTAATTTGAAGACACTCAACAAACTTGATTAcatacaaaaataatttattcaATCTCTTCCCACTCTCAAAATTCAGATTTCAATTACTATAATTTTTGAATGTcaaggaggaaaaaaaaatatcaaatgatCCAATTTAAAAAATTGTGAGATTGAGTACCAAAATTGTCAGTTATATATCTTAAGACTTATAAGTTTGAAATAGATTTTTTCATAACATtaagaaaatttgaattttcaacGTTCGTTGTGAACAGTTTGTAGATTTGAAATGAATAATGACAAAATTTATGCATATAATAATAGGTCGGTGGGTTGCTCTGCTCCAATTTGTTTTGTATAAATAGGTGGGTATGCATTACAATGGCTTTCACtaatcctcttcttcttccctaCTTGTTATTTTGTTCCGGCGACGGCAAGTGATTCCTTTTCTGAAAAATGTCGGAGAAGAAAGCATCTGATGGCTCATCTTTTTCCTTCACTTCTGATCTCTTCGGGATCAGAGACACTTCTTCGCTCTCTTCTAATCACATTTTTGGCCctgttttctcttcttcttcttctttcaaggtatattattattattctttttgaTCTAATTACTACTTTAATTCCCGTCGTTCTTTCTATATTCATGCACTTTTAAGCAGCGGGTTTAACTTAATTTTGGGGTTTTGTCTTTGGGGAAGGCCTCCCAGAACTCCGAAGTCGGTGGTAAATCACATGCTGTTTCGTACTCCCCCAAAACTGGTTAGTTGCATCACAAAAATTGTTGGACGAATTTATTGGAGATAAACTTTGTAAAATGTATCTCGCACCTAAATTATTGCTAAccctgtttgtttgtttgtttgtttgtttagaAGGCAGTTCCAAATATAAGGAATGCAAGAATGGGAGCACATCAAGCAGAGAGGTGGGTTCGTTTTATCAAGAACAGAGAACAAACCCATGTCATCTTAGTTCTTCAATCTACTATGGCGGTCAGGATATCTATACTGATCAAAATCCGGGAACTGGGTTCAACTCTTCTGTGAGTGTTGCATTATTTTCTGTCAAAATTATCCGTTGTTTGTTCTGAACAATAATCTTCTATGTTGCCAGTTGAAGAGAGATGGGGGAGAAGATGATTCTGGTGGTGCTTCCAGAGGAAATTGGTGGCAAGGTATATGCCAATAAGATGTTTGATTAAATGTCACAACCATTTCAAAATATTTcctgtctttttttttatggaaACCGACTTTCGcttatttattttcattctaTTGAATGCAGGGTCTCTTTACTATTAAGAATCTCACCCTGCCATCAAGGTTTTACTACAAATCCTTTGGTTAACAGCAAATCTTAAGCTCAAAATGCAAGTTAAATTA encodes:
- the LOC103486348 gene encoding uncharacterized protein LOC103486348 isoform X1; its protein translation is MSEKKASDGSSFSFTSDLFGIRDTSSLSSNHIFGPVFSSSSSFKASQNSEVGGKSHAVSYSPKTEGSSKYKECKNGSTSSREVGSFYQEQRTNPCHLSSSIYYGGQDIYTDQNPGTGFNSSLKRDGGEDDSGGASRGNWWQGSLYY
- the LOC103486348 gene encoding uncharacterized protein LOC103486348 isoform X2, whose amino-acid sequence is MSEKKASDGSSFSFTSDLFGIRDTSSLSSNHIFGPVFSSSSSFKASQNSEVGGKSHAVSYSPKTGSSKYKECKNGSTSSREVGSFYQEQRTNPCHLSSSIYYGGQDIYTDQNPGTGFNSSLKRDGGEDDSGGASRGNWWQGSLYY